The genomic DNA TGTCTCCATTTGGAGCCAAAGCAACCATCCTTACTTCACCATAGTCAGCCCGATCATCAAGCCAGACGAGTGCTGCTTCCCAACTGAGCTCAGCTGCGGCCGCCAAGGAGAGGCCATGCTTGCTCAGATTGGTCGCGTCCTTGCCAGGGTCGAAATCGTACCGCACGCTTTATCGTAGCTACGGAAACCCCCTCCGTCAACTTCGTTTCAACAAGCAGGCTTCAGGTGGGCCTAACGCTCAAGATCAGCGGCGGGCCGAAACTTTGTAATTGGCGCTTACCTCCGCTCCCGTCTTCTGAATCTTGATGTTAGGCCCCCCTCGCATCGCCAGTGGAGTGAGCTTCGACATAGTCCTTCAGCACAGCATCCATACGAGCTTGCCAACCAGCTCCAGAAGCCCTGAAATAGTCAATAACCTCAGGACTATATCGGATTGAAACCAGCTGCTTTTTATTTGCCAACTTTGGACGTCCGCGAAGCACGCGAATGGGGACCATCGCGCTCATCTGCTCGTCTGTAAGCGGAAGGGCATCAGGAT from Armatimonadota bacterium includes the following:
- a CDS encoding BrnT family toxin: MRYDFDPGKDATNLSKHGLSLAAAAELSWEAALVWLDDRADYGEVRMVALAPNGDILYFVAFVDRESTRRIISLRRANRREVNHYVKAIKEDQPEDADT
- a CDS encoding BrnA antitoxin family protein, which gives rise to MSKPLKKISLKMPTLEEDQLITAAAESDPDALPLTDEQMSAMVPIRVLRGRPKLANKKQLVSIRYSPEVIDYFRASGAGWQARMDAVLKDYVEAHSTGDARGA